GACACTGGTTTATTGAAACCATCAAAACGTTTCGAAGCCTCATTTGCTgaaattttggcagtttgattcacgctctgAATCACTGTTTTGAATCAAATGATTCGCGAAGGTTTCAAAGCTTTAAAAAGCGCTTGTTGCTAATAATAGGTCTTTGATTGtgctatattttagtttgaaaatgttttttatttaataatttgtatttttaggggattttatggtattaaattataattatgcagtagttataatccatttattcactttttgagcacagacctgaaaatgaaatttccaacttaaactgtaGTAAATCTTGAATCTTTTGATCACAGACTGAAGTTTGGtctgtttttgaagaaaaaagtaatacaattttacatttattgttaagagaaatgcacaaaaataccattttcAATTTTATATGAAGTGTATATTTTCCAAATCactctaaaactgtgagaaatTCGAAGCCACAAACAAGTTGttttccaaatttgaggttaaTATCTctaaaaatgagctttcagtaagagtTTGTGGTGCAGTACCGAacgcttccactagatgaaattcgtctCCAGTGCGCTCATTTTTGACCACAATACAAGTGACTATTTTTCAGAACCATTTAACATTTTCAAATCAtgtccttgattttttttttttcacacaagtgccaaaacctttaccaagtttcgcaCCATTTCAATGAAGTAaacaattctgaaaaaacaaaaattatttttttggggTCAAAAATGTCCgaacagcaccagagggttaagacTTTTAACAACCGTGCTCCTGTTCTCATCATCTTTTGTGGTTACTTAAATACAGGCTACCCAATGATGTCAAAGGCCCTCAATGCTACAGGCCGTCCCATTGGCTACTCCTGCAGTTGGCCCGCCTACCAGGGCGGTCTTCCTCCTAAAGTGAGTTGAAAGTGCAGCCTTTTCTCCTGCTGTTGCGACTAAATAACTGCCATTTCTGTTGCATATGAGAAACATTACCATTTAGTAGTAACATTACCATATGTATATTTAACTTGATATACATATTCATTTggaattgtattatattattaatcattCTGTGGCTGTTTCTCAGGTGAACTACACGCTGCTGGGTCAGATCTGTAACCTGTGGCGAAACTATGGTGACATCCAGGACTCGTGGGACAGTGTGCTGAACATCGTGGACTGGTTCTTCAATAATCAGGACGTCCTGCAGCCTGCGGCCGGACCGGGCCAGTGGAACGACCCCGACATGGTGAGGTCATTATTCACTAGGAACCTCAGGAGCGTTTGCTCGTGATTTATGCTCATTTGTATCATCATCCTCAGTTGATCATTGGAGACTTCAGCCTCAGCATGGACCAATCGCGCTCTCAGATGGCGCTGTGGGCGATCATGGCCGCGCCTCTCTTCATGTCCAACGATCTGCGCACCATCAGCAGCGGCGCTCGCGCCATCCTGCAGAATAAAGTCGTGATCGGCATCAATCAGGACCACTTGGGCATCCAGGGCAGACGCCTGATCAAGGTGAATCATGTGGGATAAAATAAACACTAGAAGCAAAATAGAGCTCAAAACTGAGCAGTGCACGAATAACAGACtagtttttgcctgtagtgtcttacCTCAAACGTTTGAAACTCTGCTTTAACAAACCGATGCTTGTGTGTTCCTCTCAGGAGAAGAGCGGGATCGAGGTGTACTGGCGGCCTCTTTCTAAAGGAGCCAGCGCTCTGGTGTTCTTCAGCAGGAGGTCAGATATGCCGTATCGCTACATGACGTCTCTGAAGATGCTGAACTACACACCTGGAGTCTATGAGGTGAGCGTTCAGAAACACACTAACTGCTCTGATGAAGCTCTCAGACACTCGTTTACAcaacgtctctctctctcaggtgtATGATGTTTTTTCGGAGAAGCCTTTGCCCGAGCTGAAGGACAGCACAGACTTTGTCGTGTCCATCAATCCATCTGGTGTGGTCATGTGGTACGTCTATCCTGCAGCTGAATGGCGGAAAGAGGCGGGGCCTAGTCGCTTCAGTGAGAAGCTGAGAGGGCCAAAGTTCCATCGATATGCTAATGAGGTCGACGCCCCTCTGGTGCTTTGACTCTGATTGTTTTTGGAAAGGAAATGAATTATGCACTCAGGGACCTTTAGCCAATCAAATGTGCCTcgattgatttctttttttaaaaaagatttagcACTGTTTCTACGGATGAGTTTCCATTGgatatatttgaatgtttttgtattGACCTTAATAAGAAGCCTGTTAACAAACTAACAATATCATCTCGTTTGTGCAAATTTCATGTCACTCTAGCATGTAAATTCAGTTGTTCAAATCATGATGCGTTCAGTGATGTGTACTACTGTTTTTAAACTCAAATAAACACATGATGATAATTGGCTGCAGCTTTCATTGTTTATCAATAAACTGACAGATACTGTGTTGGACAAAGAAGAGCAAAGCCATTAATCGCTTCAATCTTCATCCTCTGTTGTCTGAGAATACCCTAACCCTATTCCATCTTCACACATGTTTCCCAGGCCATGATGGGCTAGTGGTTAAACACGCGTTCTCTGTGTGCTGGGCTGTGATGGAGACACGGGTTTGAATCTCACCTGACTTTAACTGGTTTATTGTAAAATCAACAGTGAAATATAAGTTCCAACACATATAAAGACATGAGATCTGTAGCTCACAAGTATGAGCGCTGCCTCACGGTTCCAGAGGTTGCTGGTTCGAACCCCGGCTGGATCTCCAAGAAATGAGTGGTGGAGGTGGAGTGGGCAGGTGTGGTGGAATGAGGAGGAGTCCTGGCCAAGGTTGTGGTGGAGCAGCTGGTTATCTGGAGAAGGCAGCTGGAAAATTGTCGACTTAGTCTCTGGGctggatattttttatataagtcGATATCTTGGTGTAATAGATAACCGCTGCTGGTTATCATCCCAGAAATCCCCAGGGGGAGGCGGCTGGATATTACCTCCCCCCTTCGTTTCCGACCTTCTCTCGTCACGATCTGTTCGGTCCTGCCGCAGCCTGTCACAGATCCTAATCAGGCGACCGCTCCGCAACGCAACCATGCTTCAGTGACCAGGCCGGTTTCGAACCGGGAACCTCCCAATTGGGGAGGACGTGCTCATCACCATCGAGCCACTGGCACCTTCACACTTAACCTTCTTTTTTTTGGGGGCATGTCTTTTTATTTGGATGAAACCAGTCAAAGTAAAGCATTTCACCACAAAGAGTGAGGTTCGAACCGGGATTCTCCACATCAAGGACCCACACTCAGACCACTGAGCTACTGGAGCGTTCACACTTGCACCTCTTTTTTTGGGGGgcatgtcttttttatttggacaaaaCCAGTCAAACTAAAGCATTTTACCACAAAGAGTGAGATTCGAACCGGGATTCTCCACATCAAGGACCCACGCTCAGACCACTGAGCTACTGGAGCTTCAACACTCACAGTTCTTTTTTGGGGGgcatgtcttttttatttggaaaaaacagtaaatataaaacatttcatcaCAGAGATTAAGACTCAAACCAGGATTCTCCACGCTATGAAGCAACACTTATACTGATGAGCTACTGGAGATCCCACACTTATGCTTCTGTTTTTGGAggaatgtcttttttatttggacaaaaCCAGTCAAATTAAAGATTTTTACCACAAAGCATGAGATTCAAACTGGGATTCTCCACGCTACGAAGCAACGCTCAGACCGCTGACCCACTGCAGCTCCGTCCATGATGCCTTTTCTGTTTTGGGGGAGTTTTGTCTCAACTGATCAATCAAACTAAAGCATTTTTCACCACAAAGATTGAGACTCAAACCAGGATTCTCCACACTATGAAACAACACTTATACTGATGAGCTACTGGAGATCCCACACTTACACCTCTGTTTTTGGAgacatgtcatttttatttggaCAAACCAGTCAAACTAAAGCATTTTACCACAAAGAGTGAGGTTCGAACCGGGATTCTCTATGTCATAACACAGACGCTCAAACCATTAGCCCACTGGAGCTTCTTTGCTCTGACTTTTCTTTTAGGGAGTACTGTCTCAGTTTATCATTCAGAACCAATGAAACTAAAGAACTCCTTTCATGAGGACAAGCATTTTCCACCGCAATTTGGACAAAACCAGTCAAACTAAAGCATTTTACCACAAAGAGTGAGATTTGAACCAGGATTCTCCATATCAAGGACCAACACTCAGACCACTGAGCTACTGGAGCTTCAACACTCATGCTTCTTTTTTGGGGGgcatgtcttttttatttggacaaaaccagtcaaaataaaacatatttaccaCGAAGAGTGAGATTCAAACCAGGATTCTCCACGCTATGAAGCAACACTCAGACCACTGAGCTACTGGAGATCCCACACTTATGCTTCTGTTTTTGGAGACACGTcttttttatttggacaaacCAGTCAAAGTAAAGCATTTTACCACAAAGAGTGAGGTTCGAACCAGGATTCTCCACATCAAGGACCCACACTCAGACCACTGAGCTACTGGAGCTTCAACACTCATGCTTCTTTTTTGGGGGgcatgtcttttttatttggaaaaaacagtaaatataaaacatttcaccACAGAGATTGAGACTCAAACCAGGATTCTCCACGCTATGAAACAACACTTATACTGATGAGCTATTGGAGATCCCACGCTTGCGCCTCTTTTTCGGAGACATGTCATTTGTATTTGGACAAACTAAAGTGTTTTACCACAAAGATTGAGCTTCGAACCAGGATTCTCCACACAAAGGACCAATGCTCAGACCACTGAGCTACTGGAGACCACACATTTACAGCTTTTTTTGGGgtcatgtcttttttatttggacaaaaccggtgaaaataaaacattttaccaCAAAGAGTGAGATTCAAACCAGGATTCTCTATGTCATAACACAGACGCTCAAACCATTAGCCCACTGGAGCTTCTTTGCTCCGACTTTTCTTTTAGGGAGTACTGTCTCAATTTATCATTCAGAACCAATGAAACTAAAGAACTCCTTTCATGAGGACAAGCATTTTCCACCGCAATTTGGACAAACCAGTCAAACTAAAGTGTTTTACCACAAAGAGTGAGACTCAAACCAGGATTCTCCATGTCATAACACAGACGCTCAAACCATTAGCCCACTGGAGCTTCTTTGCTCTGACTTTTCTTTTAGGGAGTACTGTCTCAGTTTATCATTCAGAACCAATGAAACTAAAGAACTCCTTTCATGAGGACAAGCATTTTCCACCGCAATTTGGACAAAACGAGTCAAACTAAAGCATTTTACCACAAAGAGTGAGATTTGAACCAGGATTCTCCACATCAGGGACCAACACTCAGACCACTGAGCTACTGGAGCTTCTACATGTGCTCCTCTTTTTTGGGGGgcatgtcttttttatttggacaaaaccagtcaaaataaaacatatttaccaCGAAGAGTGAGATTCAAACCAGGATTCTCCACGCTATGAAGCAACACTCAGACCACTGAGCTACTGGAGATCCCACGCTTGCGCCTCTTTTTCGGAGACATGTCATTTGTATTTGGACAAACTAAAGTGTTTTACCACAAAGATTGAGCTTCGAACCAGGATTCTCCACACAAAGGACCAATGCTCAGACCACTGAGCTACTGGAGACCACacatttacaactttttttggggtcatgtcttttttatttggacaaaaCCAGTCAAACTAAAGCATTTTACCACAAAGAGTGAGATTCGAACCGGGATTCTCCACATCAAGGACCCACGCTCAGACCACTGAGCTACTGGAGCTTCAACACTCACAGTTCTTTTTTGGGGGgcatgtcttttttatttggaaaaaacagtaaatataaaacatttcaccACAGAGATTAAGACTCAAACCAGGATTCTCCACGCTATGAAGCAACACTTATACTGATGAGCTACTGGAGATCCCACACTTATGCTTCTGTTTTTGGAggaatgtcttttttatttggacaaacCCAGTCAAATTAAAGATTTTTACCACAAAGCATGAGATTCAAACTGGGATTCTCCACGCTACGAAGCAACGCTCAGACCGCTGACCCACTGCAGCTCCGTCCATGATGCCTTTTCTGTTTTGGGGGAGTTTTGTCTCAACTGATCAATCAAACTAAAGCATTTTTCACCACAAAGATTGAGACTCAAACCAGGATTCTCCACACTATGAAACAACACTTATACTGATGAGCTACTGGAGATCCCACACTTACACCTCTGTTTTTGGAgacatgtcatttttatttggaCAAACCAGTCAAACTAAAGTGTTTTACCACAAAGATTGAGCTTCGAACCAGGATTCTCCACACAAAGGGCCAATGCTCAGACCACTGAGCTACTGGAGACCACACATTTACACCTTTTTTTGGGGTCATGTCTTCTTTATTTGGACAAACCAGTCAAAGTAAAGCATTTTACCACAAAGAGTGAGGTTCGAACCAGGATTCTCCACATCAAGGACCCGCACTCAGACCACTGAGCTACTGGAGCTCTGTCCTTGATACCTTTTCTGTTTTGGGGGAGTTTTGTCTCAATTGATCAATCAAACTAAAGCATTTTTCACCACAAAGATTGAGACTCAAACCAGGATTCTCCACGCTATGAAGCAACACTTATACTGATGAGCTACTGGAGATCCCATGCTTATGCCTCTTTTTCGGAGACATGTCTTCTTTATTTGGACAAACCAGCCAAACTAAAGCATTTTACCACAAAGAGTGAGGTTCGAACCGGGATTCTCCACATCAAGGACCCACGCTCAGACCACTGAGCTACCGGAGCTTCAACACTCATGCTTCTTTTTTGGGGGgcatgtcttttttatttggaaaaaacagtaaatataaAGCATTTCACCACAGAGATTGAGACTCGAACCAGGATTCTCCACGCTACAAAGCAACGCTCAGACCGCTGACCCACTGGAGCTCCGTCTATGATGCCTTTTCTGTTTTGGGGGAGTTTTGTCTCAGTTGATCAATCAAACCAATAAAACTAAAGCATTTTTCACCACAAAGATTGAGACTCAAACCAGGATTCTCCACGCTATGAAGCAACACTTATACTGAAGAGCTACTGGAGATCCCACACTTATGCCTCTTTTTTGGAgacatgtcatttttatttggaCAAACCAGTCAAACTAAAGTGTTTTACCACAAAGATTGAGCTTCAAACCAGGATTCTCCACATCAAGGACCCACACTCAGACCACTGAGCTACCGGAGCTCCCTCCTTCACAACTTTTTTTGGGGGGCATGTCTTCTTTATTTGGACAAACCAGTCAAAGTAAAGCATTTTACCACAAAGAGTGAGGTTCGAACCAGGATTCTCCACATCAAGGACCCACACTCAGACCACTGAGCTACCGGAGCTTCAACACTCACACTTCTTTTTTGTgggtatgtttttttatttggacaaaaacagtaaatataAAGCATTTCACCACAGAGATTGAGACTCGAACCAGGGTTCTCCACGCTATGAAGCAACGCTTATACTGATGAGCTACCAGAGACCCCACACTTATGCTTCTGTTTTTGGAggaatgtcttttttatttggacaaaaCCAGTCAAATTAAAGATTTTTACCACAAAGCATGAGATTCAAACTGGGATTCTCCACGCTACGAAGCAACGCTCAGACCGCTGACCCACTGCAGCTCCGTCCATGATGCCTTTTCTGTTTTGGGGGAGTTTTGTCTCAACTGATCAATCAAACTAAAGCATTTTTCACCACAAAGATTGAGACTCAAACCAGGATTCTCCACACTATGAAACAACACTTATACTGATGAGCTACTGGAGATCCCACACTTACACCTCTGTTTTTGGAgacatgtcatttttatttggaCAAACCAGTCAAACTAAAGTGTTTTACCACAAAGATTGAGCTTCGAACCAGGATTCTCTATGTCATAACACAGACGCTCAAACCATTAGCCCACTGGAGCTTCTTTGCTCTGACTTTTCTTTTAGGGAGTACTGTCTCAGTTTATCATTCAGAACCAATGAAACTAAAGAACTCCTTTCATGAGGACAAGCATTTTCCACCGCAATTTGGACAAAACGAGTCAAACTAAAGCATTTTACCACAAAGAGTGAGATTTGAACCAGGATTCTCCACATCAGGGACCAACACTCAGACCACTGAGCTACTGGAGCTTCTACATGTGCTCCTCTTTTTTGGGGGgcatgtcttttttatttggacaaaaccagtcaaaataaaacatatttaccaCGAAGAGTGAGATTCAAACCAGGATTCTCCACGCTATGAAGCAACACTCAGACCACTGAGCTACTGGAGATCCCACACTTATGCTTCTGTTTTTGGAGACACGTcttttttatttggacaaacCAGTCAAAGTAAAGCATTTTACCACAAAGAGTGAGGTTTGAACCAGGATTCTCCACATCAAGGACCCACACTCAGACCACTGAGCTACTGGAGCTTCAACACTCATGCTTCTTTTTTGGGGGgcatgtcttttttatttggaaaaaacagtaaatataaaacatttcaccACAGAGATTGAGACTCAAACCAGGATTCTCCACGCTATGAAACAACACTTATACTGATGAGCTATTGGAGATCCCACGCTTGCGCCTCTTTTTCGGAGACATGTCATTTGTATTTGGACAAACTAAAGTGTTTTACCACAAAGATTGAGCTTCGAACCAGGATTCTCCACACAAAGGACCAATGCTCAGACCACTGAGCTACTGGAGACCACacatttacaactttttttggggtcatgtcttttttatttggacaaaaccggtgaaaataaaacattttaccaCAAAGAGTGAGATTCAAACCAGGATTCTCTATGTCATAACACAGACGCTCAAACCATTAGCCCACTGGAGCTTCTTTGCTCCGACTTTTCTTTTAGGGAGTACTGTCTCAGTTTATCATTCAGAACCAATGAAACTAAAGAACTCCTTTCATGAGGACAAGCATTTTCCACCGCAATTTGGACAAACCAGTCAAACTAAAGTGTTTTACCACAAAGATTGAGCTTCGAACCAGGATTCTCCACACGAAGGACCAATGCTCAAACCGCTGAGCTACTGGAGATCCCA
The Ctenopharyngodon idella isolate HZGC_01 chromosome 4, HZGC01, whole genome shotgun sequence genome window above contains:
- the naga gene encoding alpha-N-acetylgalactosaminidase; translation: MQRSALILVLAFSTATLALDNGLMRTPPMGWLAWERFRCDTDCQGDPQNCISETLFMDMADRLSEDGWRELGYVYINIDDCWSSMARDSQGRLQADPERFPRGIPHLARYVHDRGLKLGIYGDMGTHTCGGYPGTTLDKIQIDAQTFADWGIDMLKLDGCYSNSTYQEQGYPMMSKALNATGRPIGYSCSWPAYQGGLPPKVNYTLLGQICNLWRNYGDIQDSWDSVLNIVDWFFNNQDVLQPAAGPGQWNDPDMLIIGDFSLSMDQSRSQMALWAIMAAPLFMSNDLRTISSGARAILQNKVVIGINQDHLGIQGRRLIKEKSGIEVYWRPLSKGASALVFFSRRSDMPYRYMTSLKMLNYTPGVYEVYDVFSEKPLPELKDSTDFVVSINPSGVVMWYVYPAAEWRKEAGPSRFSEKLRGPKFHRYANEVDAPLVL